One Solea senegalensis isolate Sse05_10M linkage group LG21, IFAPA_SoseM_1, whole genome shotgun sequence DNA segment encodes these proteins:
- the LOC122758589 gene encoding BRCA1-associated protein isoform X2, translated as MSVPLVVIRLELADQSPSPQGFQYSAVEDMSEEELQDKALGLAKHTLSGKTELERAAVLHQHIGSRAMGDMVIETFEPCPGGGEDPGGSAEQTSEVRAANTEDTEASQDSGVMSSSAPDSPSKQLPDQISFFSGNPCVEIIYGIMHLYKTNKMTSLTEDVRRSAMVCILTVPATMTSHDLMKLMAPFNDVMEHMKIIRDSTPNQYMVLIKFRAQADADSFYMACNSRPFNSIEEAVCQLVYVERAEVVKSEEGASLPVMEVTELPKCTVCLERMDESVNGILTTLCNHSFHSQCLQRWDYVSCPVCRYIQTPEPVEENKCFECGVQENLWICLICGHIGCGRYISRHAYKHFEETQHTYAMQLTNQRVWDYAGDNYVHRLVASKTDGKMVQYECEGGTCHEEKIDALQLEYSYLLTGQLESQRIYWENKIARLEKETSEEINNMKAKFKETLERCDNLEQRLGELTKEKQGMEKKLAQTNSRVLKLGQELKDEQEMNRCLRVNQTQLQAQLAEKERKGKESGEIFSRISKWSWQSTVIF; from the exons ATGAGTGTTCCGCTGGTTGTTATACGCCTGGAGTTAGCCGACCAGTCTCCTTCTCCTCAGGGTTTTCAGTACTCGGCTG TTGAAGACATGTCAGAGGAGGAACTGCAGGATAAGGCTCTGGGTTTGGCCAAACACACTCTGAGTGGAAAGACCGAGCTGGAAAGAGCAGCTGTGCTGCACCAGCACATCGGCAGCAGAGCCATGGGGGACATGGTGATCGAAACATTTGAACCCTGCCCAG GAGGAGGTGAAGACCCTGGTGGTTCAGCTGAGCAGACCAGTGAAGTTCGGGCTGCAaacactgaggacacagaggCGTCACAGGACAGTGGTGTGATGTCCAGCTCTGCGCCGGACTCTCCCTCCAAGCAGCTGCCTGATCAAATCTCGTTCTTCAGTGGAAACCCTTGTGTGGAGATCATCTATGGAATCATGCACCTTTACAAGACCAA CAAAATGACTTCACTGACTGAAGATGTAAGACGTAGTGCCATGGTGTGTATCCTGACCGTCCCGGCAACCATGACCAGTCATGACCTCATGAAGCTTATGGCTCCGTTTAATGATGTGATGGAGCACATGAAGATTATACGGGACTCCACTCCTAACCAGTACATGGTTCTGATTAAATTCCGTGCACAG GCAGATGCAGACAGTTTTTACATGGCGTGTAATAGTCGTCCGTTCAATTCCATAGAGGAAGCAGTCTGCCAACTGGTCTATGTGGAAAGGGCCGAGGTTGTAAAGTCTGAAGAG GGAGCCAGTCTACCAGTGATGGAGGTCACTGAGTTGCCAAAGTGCACCGTGTGCCTGGAGAGAATGGACGAGTCAGTCAACGGCATCCTCACCACTCTGTGCAATCACAGCTTCCACAGCCAGTGTCTCCAGCGGTGGGATTATGTCTC GTGTCCTGTGTGTAGGTACATCCAAACACCAGAACCAGTAGAAGAGAACAAATGCTTTGAATGTGGTGTGCAGGAG aACCTGTGGATTTGTTTGATCTGCGGTCACATCGGCTGTGGTCGCTACATCAGCCGGCATGCGTACAAGCACTTTGAAGAAACACAGCACACTTATGCCATGCAGCTCACCAACCAACGTGTCTGGGACTACGCAGGAG ATAACTATGTACATCGTTTGGTGGCCAGCAAGACTGATGGGAAGATGGTGCAGTATGAGTGTGAGGGAGGCACGTGTCATGAAGAGAAAATCGATGCACTTCAGCTCGAA TACTCCTACCTGCTGACGGGTCAGCTGGAGTCTCAGAGGATTTACTGGGAGAATAAGATCGCTCGTCTGGAGAAGGAGACGTCTGAGGAG ATTAACAACATGAAAGCTAAATTTAAGGAAACCTTGGAGCGCTGTGATAACTTGGAGCAACGCTTGGGAGAATTGACCAAAGAGAAGCAGGGCATGGAGAAAAA gttggctcagacaaacagcagagtgCTGAAGCTGGGCCAAGAGCTGAAGGACGAGCAGGAAATGAACCGCTGTCTGCGAGTCAATCAGACACAACTGCAGGCACAGCTGGCAGAGAAGGAACGCAAAGGAAAAGAGAGCGGTGAGATTTTCTCAAGAATTTCTA